Proteins from a single region of Chlamydia buteonis:
- the ispF gene encoding 2-C-methyl-D-erythritol 2,4-cyclodiphosphate synthase, whose translation MNAENDFSLPKPQWIYRVGIGQDSHRFLSESSAKPCILAGVIFENSPGFQANSDGDIIFHAICNAISSVTHRIILGEVADELFHTRGITDSSVYLSEAIKSLKSNQMISHVAITIEGNRPKFLPKLSAMRQSIASALNIPLGSVGITATSGEGLSDFGCGDGVQCFCVLTVMEYCG comes from the coding sequence ATGAACGCAGAAAATGACTTTTCCTTGCCTAAACCGCAGTGGATTTACCGTGTAGGAATCGGGCAAGATAGCCATCGTTTCCTCTCTGAAAGTTCTGCAAAACCCTGCATTTTAGCTGGAGTTATCTTTGAAAATAGTCCTGGTTTCCAAGCAAATTCCGACGGGGACATTATTTTCCATGCTATTTGCAATGCTATTTCTTCTGTCACTCATAGAATCATACTAGGAGAAGTTGCTGACGAGCTTTTCCACACTCGTGGCATTACAGACAGTAGCGTATATTTATCTGAAGCTATAAAGTCTTTAAAATCGAACCAAATGATTTCTCACGTGGCCATTACTATTGAAGGGAATCGCCCGAAATTCCTCCCAAAACTCTCTGCTATGCGACAAAGTATTGCTTCAGCTTTGAACATCCCCTTAGGATCTGTAGGCATTACTGCGACTTCAGGAGAGGGATTAAGTGATTTTGGTTGTGGTGATGGTGTTCAATGTTTTTGTGTACTTACAGTTATGGAATATTGCGGTTAA